A genomic segment from Bacteroidia bacterium encodes:
- a CDS encoding glutamate racemase yields MSSQAPIGIFDSGIGGLTVLSEIRKLMPHEELIYFADSANLPYGEKPMEKILELSKNIVELLRSKGCKLIVIACNTASAAALKPLRELYPDFPFVGMEPAVKPAAEQTKTKTVGVLATPATFQGELYASVVERFAQDVEVIRQPCPGLVQQIEAGKLHTHDTEGMLRGWIEPMLEKNIDTLVLGCTHYPFVKELIKKIAGEKVRIIDPAPAVAKQVQRILEQKDLLVSGTKAADITYFTSGSVEQMKSALSMLDMKPGEVIELQS; encoded by the coding sequence ATGTCATCTCAAGCTCCCATTGGTATTTTTGACTCCGGAATCGGTGGCTTAACGGTATTGTCGGAGATCCGGAAATTGATGCCACATGAAGAGCTCATCTACTTTGCAGACTCGGCGAATCTGCCCTATGGAGAAAAACCCATGGAGAAGATCCTGGAGCTCAGTAAAAATATCGTGGAATTGCTTCGCTCCAAAGGTTGTAAGCTTATTGTGATCGCATGTAACACTGCGAGCGCGGCAGCCCTTAAACCCCTCAGGGAACTCTATCCTGATTTTCCTTTTGTAGGAATGGAACCGGCAGTGAAACCGGCTGCGGAGCAAACAAAAACAAAAACGGTTGGAGTGCTTGCCACACCCGCTACATTCCAGGGTGAATTGTATGCTTCTGTTGTGGAACGATTTGCACAGGATGTAGAAGTCATTCGTCAACCCTGTCCGGGGCTTGTACAACAAATAGAAGCTGGAAAATTACACACTCATGATACCGAAGGAATGCTGAGAGGATGGATAGAGCCCATGCTGGAGAAAAATATTGACACGCTGGTGCTGGGATGTACGCATTATCCATTTGTAAAAGAACTCATCAAAAAAATTGCTGGAGAAAAGGTGCGCATCATAGATCCTGCTCCGGCAGTAGCTAAACAGGTACAGCGAATATTAGAACAAAAAGATCTGCTGGTCAGCGGAACCAAAGCAGCAGATATTACCTATTTCACCAGCGGTTCTGTAGAGCAGATGAAAAGTGCATTGAGTATGCTGGACATGAAGCCGGGGGAAGTGATTGAATTACAAAGCTGA
- a CDS encoding gamma carbonic anhydrase family protein: MPVIKPVKGVSPAFGKEVFIAENATIVGDVTCGDQCSFWFNAVVRGDVHYIKMGNKVNVQDGAIIHCTYQKAPTNIGNNVSIGHNAIVHGCTIQDNVLIGMGAIVMDGCVVGSNSIIAAGAVLLEGTKVESGSIYAGVPAKKVKDISQELIAGEINRIAGNYVMYSSWFK; this comes from the coding sequence ATGCCGGTAATTAAACCCGTAAAAGGAGTTTCCCCCGCATTCGGAAAAGAAGTTTTTATTGCTGAGAATGCTACCATCGTAGGTGATGTTACCTGCGGTGATCAGTGTTCCTTTTGGTTTAATGCTGTAGTGCGGGGAGATGTGCATTACATTAAAATGGGGAACAAAGTGAACGTTCAGGATGGCGCCATCATTCACTGCACCTATCAGAAGGCTCCTACCAACATTGGCAACAATGTTTCCATCGGTCATAATGCCATAGTACACGGATGCACCATTCAGGATAATGTATTGATTGGTATGGGAGCGATTGTGATGGACGGCTGTGTGGTGGGAAGCAATTCTATTATTGCTGCCGGAGCCGTTTTACTTGAAGGAACCAAAGTAGAGTCGGGGAGTATTTATGCCGGTGTTCCGGCCAAAAAGGTAAAGGATATTTCTCAGGAACTTATCGCCGGCGAAATAAACCGCATCGCCGGAAACTATGTGATGTATTCATCCTGGTTTAAATAA
- a CDS encoding heavy-metal-associated domain-containing protein, with protein MNNKILIALIALFVSFGSAGMAQRKTEVKIKVNAECDKCKTGIEKLVKGIKGVKKAEVDLSTKTLTVVFLTKKTSVDVIRETIAGGGWEADDVKPKNKLNKDGNKPVNPHTPEEK; from the coding sequence ATGAACAATAAAATTCTCATCGCACTCATTGCGCTCTTCGTATCCTTCGGATCTGCCGGCATGGCGCAGCGTAAAACGGAGGTTAAGATTAAGGTAAATGCCGAATGCGATAAGTGCAAGACCGGAATTGAAAAACTGGTCAAGGGCATTAAAGGTGTGAAAAAGGCGGAAGTGGACCTCTCTACAAAAACGCTCACCGTAGTTTTTCTGACAAAGAAAACCAGCGTGGACGTGATTCGCGAGACCATTGCCGGAGGCGGATGGGAAGCCGACGATGTGAAGCCGAAGAATAAACTGAATAAAGACGGGAACAAACCTGTGAATCCGCATACACCGGAAGAGAAATAG
- a CDS encoding heavy-metal-associated domain-containing protein yields the protein MKAYLKIALFSLCLLMAGALASQETPVPQENSKKDPKAPKRSMMVLKVKISGMTCAHGCAKGIEDNVYQLKGVKSSTVDFESMTGTFIFDEVKISKEKIIAAIENFNPGEGSEHKYKVEVIFCEPNK from the coding sequence ATGAAAGCATATCTGAAAATAGCGCTTTTTAGCCTGTGCCTTTTGATGGCGGGGGCTTTGGCATCTCAAGAAACGCCAGTGCCGCAGGAAAACAGTAAAAAGGACCCGAAGGCCCCAAAGCGTTCAATGATGGTGCTAAAGGTGAAAATTTCCGGGATGACATGTGCCCATGGCTGCGCCAAGGGAATTGAGGATAATGTCTACCAGTTGAAGGGAGTAAAATCCAGCACCGTGGATTTTGAAAGCATGACCGGTACATTTATATTTGACGAGGTGAAGATTTCAAAAGAAAAGATTATTGCAGCAATAGAAAATTTTAATCCGGGAGAAGGCAGTGAACACAAGTATAAGGTTGAAGTCATTTTCTGCGAACCCAATAAATAA
- a CDS encoding TonB-dependent receptor → MLRILLTGFALFFVTEFFGQGLRVQVLGDSAQPVEFAGIAWLGTKNAAQTDEKGLAFIGWPDSFPARLVVLHTEFVTDTILLTDSLKKSLTVRMNNVKTLGQVNITEKKDGNFISYSPIKTEIITPKELTKMACCNLGESFETNASVDITYKDAVTGSKEIQILGLSGAYTLLLTENAPLLSGLSQTYGLNSVPGNQINAIHIVKGPGTVIFGHEAMAGMVNVDLKDPMNTKSLFVNAYLDDDLRKELNIDKKWKLNDQLSTIFMIHADHSDKEEDLNNDGFMDMPMLQSVSLASKWKYLSKQGTISQNTIRYLYEQRMGGQTGFEHGEHHHDTLGGWGQELTTNKLDFNGRIGRALKGKKEHSIGFQYSGVYHSQYGFYGLRQYEGKEVNGNLRMIYNRRWNEYNSLDAGFSYRYDDTQETFDTLTIKRRESVPGVFIENTFNKNQILAFIAGVRADLSDGKVFLTPRLSMKYSFSENFDLRANIGTGWKHSYILAENPNILASSKVILIHGDLRPQESVNTGISLVKKFKWLYRKGTFILDAYHTRFRNMVIPDYSFDFTEVHFANFNGKTWSTAIQAEFSWEVIKNLDIKLAWKFLDVQKEKDGNREELPFIARHRVLATLYYETFNRKWNASLTTQWFGKKRLPYTLFNPVPFRRPDYSDPYFKLNMQVNRIWKRHELYLGSENLLNFIQKDAIISSANPYGPYFDTSFIWGPTEGRKIYLGWRYHID, encoded by the coding sequence ATGCTCAGGATTCTTCTTACAGGTTTCGCTTTATTTTTTGTCACTGAATTTTTCGGTCAGGGCCTTCGTGTGCAGGTCCTGGGCGATTCTGCACAACCCGTGGAATTTGCCGGAATAGCCTGGCTGGGAACCAAAAATGCAGCACAAACAGACGAGAAGGGATTGGCATTCATTGGCTGGCCCGACAGCTTCCCCGCCCGCTTAGTGGTTCTTCACACAGAGTTTGTGACCGATACCATTCTTCTGACAGATTCACTGAAAAAGTCCCTGACGGTGCGCATGAATAACGTGAAAACGCTGGGACAGGTAAACATTACAGAAAAGAAAGACGGAAATTTCATCTCCTATTCTCCCATAAAAACTGAAATTATTACTCCCAAAGAGCTGACTAAAATGGCCTGTTGTAACCTGGGGGAGAGTTTTGAAACCAATGCCAGCGTAGATATTACATACAAAGATGCTGTTACAGGCAGCAAGGAGATTCAGATTCTGGGATTGTCGGGAGCCTACACTTTATTACTTACGGAGAATGCCCCGCTGCTCAGTGGGCTCTCCCAAACCTATGGGCTGAATAGCGTACCAGGAAATCAGATCAATGCAATCCATATTGTAAAAGGACCGGGCACCGTGATCTTCGGTCATGAAGCGATGGCCGGTATGGTGAATGTGGATCTGAAAGATCCGATGAATACAAAAAGTTTATTTGTAAATGCTTACCTGGATGACGACCTGCGAAAAGAGCTGAACATTGACAAGAAGTGGAAACTCAACGACCAGCTCTCCACTATTTTTATGATACACGCCGATCATTCGGATAAAGAGGAGGATCTTAATAATGATGGATTCATGGATATGCCGATGCTCCAAAGCGTGAGCCTGGCCAGCAAATGGAAATACCTGAGTAAGCAGGGTACTATTTCCCAAAATACGATACGGTATCTGTACGAGCAGCGAATGGGCGGACAAACCGGATTTGAACACGGGGAACATCACCATGATACACTAGGCGGGTGGGGACAGGAGCTGACCACGAACAAATTGGATTTCAACGGGCGGATCGGAAGGGCTTTAAAAGGAAAGAAGGAACACAGCATCGGATTCCAGTATTCGGGGGTTTACCACAGTCAGTACGGTTTCTACGGGCTAAGGCAATATGAAGGCAAGGAGGTGAACGGAAATCTGCGTATGATTTATAACCGCCGGTGGAATGAATACAATAGCCTCGATGCAGGTTTCAGTTATAGGTACGATGATACACAGGAAACATTCGATACCCTTACCATTAAACGCAGGGAGAGCGTTCCCGGCGTGTTCATTGAGAACACATTTAACAAAAATCAAATACTGGCTTTTATCGCCGGGGTAAGGGCCGATCTTTCCGATGGGAAAGTGTTCCTCACTCCCAGGCTGAGCATGAAATATTCATTCAGTGAAAATTTTGATCTGCGCGCGAATATCGGAACCGGATGGAAGCACAGTTATATTCTTGCTGAAAATCCAAATATCCTGGCTTCTTCTAAGGTTATTCTCATTCACGGTGACCTGAGGCCGCAGGAATCGGTAAATACAGGGATCAGTCTTGTTAAGAAATTCAAATGGCTGTACCGTAAAGGAACTTTTATCCTGGATGCCTACCACACCCGGTTCAGGAATATGGTGATTCCCGATTACAGCTTTGATTTTACCGAAGTACATTTCGCAAATTTTAACGGGAAAACATGGTCTACCGCCATTCAGGCCGAATTCAGCTGGGAAGTAATCAAAAACCTGGATATCAAACTCGCCTGGAAATTCCTGGATGTGCAAAAGGAGAAGGACGGAAACAGGGAGGAACTTCCCTTCATTGCCCGGCACCGGGTTCTGGCTACTCTTTACTATGAAACATTTAACAGGAAGTGGAATGCGAGTTTAACCACACAATGGTTTGGTAAGAAGCGCTTACCCTATACCTTATTTAATCCGGTTCCTTTCCGCCGGCCTGATTACTCCGATCCATATTTTAAACTGAATATGCAGGTGAACCGCATTTGGAAGCGTCATGAACTTTACCTGGGTTCCGAGAATCTTCTTAACTTCATTCAAAAGGATGCCATTATTTCCTCCGCAAACCCCTATGGCCCGTATTTTGATACTTCGTTTATCTGGGGGCCTACAGAAGGGAGAAAAATTTATCTGGGATGGAGGTATCATATTGATTAA
- the nadB gene encoding L-aspartate oxidase, producing MKRYTDFLVIGSGIAGLSYALKVAAKGKVLIITKSDEAESNTKYAQGGIAAVMHAPDTFEKHIRDTLIAGDGMCDQEVVRMVVEESTDRILELVKYGAEFDKDARGAFDLGREGGHSENRILHFKDKTGFEIERALLAKVHAHPNIEIFDHYFALDLITQHHLGVYVNSRTPDIECFGVYALNTRNQQVDQILSKVTLMATGGAGHVYASTTNPLIATGDGVAMVYRAKGRVEDMEFFQFHPTSLFNPNEKPAFLITEAMRGFGGVLKTADGKEFMGKYDARGSLAPRDIVARSIDNELKIRGEDFVWLDCTQLDRDGMKKHFPNIMNKCSSLGIDITKQPIPVVPAAHYMCGGISVDKQARTSIKNLLAVGECSRTGLHGANRLASNSLLEAVVYAHHAAQYALSHAGSVQYRNDIPDWNAERTINAEEMVLITQSLQEVQAIMTNYVGIVRSNLRLKRAFDRLLILHRETETLYERTTIFPGLCELRNLIKVGYIIIKHAMARKESRGLHYTIDYPPHHRGAKVSA from the coding sequence ATGAAACGGTATACTGATTTCCTTGTAATTGGTTCCGGTATTGCGGGGCTTTCCTATGCCCTAAAGGTAGCGGCGAAAGGAAAAGTGCTGATCATTACCAAATCGGATGAGGCGGAGTCCAATACCAAATATGCACAGGGCGGAATTGCCGCAGTAATGCATGCACCGGATACTTTCGAGAAGCATATACGCGACACCCTGATCGCGGGCGACGGAATGTGTGATCAGGAAGTGGTCCGGATGGTGGTGGAGGAATCAACCGACCGCATTCTGGAACTTGTAAAATATGGAGCGGAATTCGATAAAGACGCCAGGGGAGCGTTTGATCTTGGCAGGGAGGGAGGGCATTCCGAAAACAGGATCCTTCACTTTAAAGACAAAACCGGATTCGAAATAGAACGGGCTCTTCTGGCGAAAGTGCATGCGCATCCCAATATCGAAATCTTTGATCATTACTTTGCGCTTGACCTTATCACTCAACATCATCTGGGCGTGTATGTCAATAGCAGAACTCCGGATATCGAGTGCTTTGGGGTGTATGCACTCAACACCCGTAATCAGCAGGTGGACCAGATTTTGTCTAAAGTGACGCTTATGGCAACAGGTGGTGCAGGACATGTATATGCCAGCACCACCAATCCCCTGATCGCTACGGGTGATGGGGTGGCTATGGTCTATCGTGCTAAAGGCAGAGTGGAGGATATGGAATTCTTTCAGTTCCACCCCACGTCCTTGTTTAATCCCAATGAAAAACCGGCCTTTCTTATCACCGAAGCCATGCGCGGTTTTGGTGGAGTGCTTAAAACAGCCGATGGCAAGGAATTTATGGGCAAATACGACGCACGTGGATCGCTTGCACCTCGAGACATTGTGGCCCGCAGTATTGATAACGAACTGAAAATTCGCGGAGAAGATTTTGTCTGGCTCGATTGTACGCAGCTTGACCGCGACGGAATGAAGAAACACTTTCCCAATATCATGAATAAATGCAGCTCGCTGGGAATTGATATCACAAAACAACCTATTCCCGTGGTGCCCGCCGCCCATTATATGTGCGGAGGAATCAGTGTGGACAAACAGGCGCGAACCAGTATCAAAAACCTTCTCGCCGTGGGCGAATGTTCACGTACCGGATTACACGGAGCGAACCGCCTGGCATCCAATTCCCTGCTGGAAGCAGTTGTTTATGCTCATCATGCAGCTCAATATGCCCTTTCGCATGCAGGTTCGGTGCAATACAGAAACGATATTCCTGACTGGAACGCAGAACGTACCATCAATGCCGAGGAAATGGTACTCATCACCCAAAGCCTGCAGGAAGTGCAGGCTATCATGACTAATTACGTAGGCATCGTCAGGTCTAATCTTCGTCTCAAACGGGCCTTCGACCGCTTGCTGATCCTTCACCGTGAAACGGAAACGCTTTATGAACGCACTACTATCTTCCCCGGTCTGTGTGAACTGCGAAACCTGATCAAGGTGGGGTATATTATTATCAAGCATGCAATGGCCAGAAAGGAAAGCCGGGGACTGCATTATACGATTGATTATCCGCCCCATCATCGTGGAGCAAAGGTAAGTGCTTGA
- a CDS encoding NifU family protein: MEKQAPVLFYAEMTPNPLVMKFVCDKNLIQAGASAEYTKMSETSGSALAAALFQFPYVQGVFISSNFVSVTRNPTASWDDVMNELREFLRQFMAMDIDPVAQLPMKEVFSDSSFSETLQVPTQHNPPGNETEQKIVEVLDQYVRPAVESDGGLITFISFINGRVTVQLRGACSGCPSSSVTLKSGIEALLKRMVPGVEEVVAELPRP, encoded by the coding sequence ATGGAGAAACAAGCACCTGTTCTGTTCTACGCAGAAATGACACCCAATCCTCTGGTGATGAAATTCGTGTGCGACAAAAATCTTATTCAAGCCGGCGCGAGTGCTGAGTACACAAAGATGTCTGAAACCTCCGGATCTGCACTGGCAGCGGCATTGTTTCAGTTTCCTTATGTACAGGGGGTTTTCATCTCCTCCAACTTCGTATCAGTAACGCGGAACCCGACGGCTTCCTGGGACGATGTAATGAATGAATTGCGTGAATTCCTCCGGCAATTCATGGCCATGGATATTGATCCCGTTGCCCAATTGCCAATGAAAGAAGTCTTCTCCGATTCTTCTTTCAGCGAAACCCTGCAGGTTCCCACTCAGCATAATCCTCCCGGCAACGAAACCGAGCAAAAAATCGTGGAGGTACTTGATCAGTATGTTCGTCCTGCCGTGGAATCAGACGGCGGCCTGATCACCTTTATTTCATTCATCAATGGCCGTGTAACCGTACAGTTGCGCGGTGCCTGCAGCGGCTGTCCTTCTTCTTCTGTTACTCTAAAATCCGGTATTGAAGCATTGCTCAAACGCATGGTACCGGGCGTGGAGGAAGTGGTAGCGGAACTCCCCCGGCCATAA
- the tsaB gene encoding tRNA (adenosine(37)-N6)-threonylcarbamoyltransferase complex dimerization subunit type 1 TsaB, with product MPLILNIESATTVCSVALSCNGEILSLRERNEGYSHAEHLTFFCEEVLKEAGRKFSGLDAIAVSKGPGSYTGLRIGVSAAKGFAFALGIPLISVSTLHAMASRLVSEFREIGTNDSIIPMIDARRKEVYCAVYDRQLTEREPVQALILQPESFQKWRAKGTIHLLGDGAGKAMDLLAPGEVHYHPRVLPSAAALVPFAEERYLRKKFEDVAYFEPYYLKDFIAGQKKVHDKI from the coding sequence GTGCCCCTCATTCTTAATATAGAATCAGCAACCACCGTGTGTTCCGTTGCATTATCCTGCAACGGGGAAATACTTTCTCTCAGAGAACGGAATGAGGGTTATTCTCACGCGGAACACCTGACATTTTTTTGTGAAGAGGTACTCAAAGAAGCAGGACGAAAGTTTTCAGGGCTGGATGCCATTGCCGTAAGCAAGGGCCCCGGCTCCTATACCGGCCTTCGAATCGGCGTGTCGGCCGCTAAAGGATTTGCCTTCGCGCTCGGGATACCGCTGATCAGCGTCTCTACGCTTCATGCTATGGCCAGCCGGTTGGTCAGTGAATTCCGGGAAATCGGCACAAACGATAGCATTATTCCAATGATAGATGCCCGCCGGAAGGAGGTGTATTGTGCTGTGTACGACCGGCAATTGACGGAAAGGGAACCTGTACAGGCGCTCATTCTCCAACCGGAATCGTTTCAGAAGTGGAGAGCAAAGGGAACTATCCATTTGTTGGGAGACGGAGCTGGAAAGGCAATGGACCTGCTGGCCCCCGGAGAGGTGCATTATCATCCGCGGGTGCTTCCTTCCGCTGCCGCCCTAGTCCCTTTTGCGGAGGAGAGATACCTCCGGAAGAAATTCGAGGATGTTGCGTATTTTGAACCGTATTATTTAAAGGATTTTATTGCAGGACAAAAAAAAGTACATGACAAAATTTGA
- a CDS encoding efflux RND transporter periplasmic adaptor subunit, with protein MIKTCGGSDGLEVETAKVEKRSVVESVSANGKIQPEVEVKISSDVPGEITELNVKEGDMVKKGDLLLKIKPDIFQSNLDRMIAAVNTSKANLANSLARYEQMKVKFKNDSISYSRSAKLYNSGTISQSEFETAKTLYETSKGEVVAAWQSVKASEFTVMSSEASLKEANENLTKTTIVAPVDGRIIRLNVEKGEKIVGTSQMAGTELMVLASSNEMEVSVEVNESDIVKVHLKDTALVEVDAYLNRKFKGIVTEIAHSANTIGISADQVTNFVVKIRILQDSYKDLDNPFRRGMSATVDILTKYANNVISVPIQSVTVRSDSAFMDKKDGEGEQSMEEVGDLEVTHNDTKQDKKEIKSKGEECVFLLVDGKAKLVKVKTGIQDEDFMEILEGLKEGDVVIAGPYTVVARHLKDGDEVTVKEKEEEKGGVSISFGTKE; from the coding sequence ATGATCAAGACCTGCGGCGGCAGCGACGGGCTGGAGGTGGAAACAGCGAAGGTGGAGAAGCGCAGCGTGGTGGAGAGTGTTTCGGCCAACGGAAAGATACAGCCGGAGGTAGAAGTGAAGATCAGCTCTGACGTGCCGGGCGAGATCACCGAGCTGAACGTTAAAGAGGGAGATATGGTTAAAAAGGGAGATTTGCTTCTGAAGATCAAACCGGATATTTTTCAAAGTAATCTGGACCGGATGATTGCGGCGGTGAATACTTCGAAAGCCAATCTCGCTAATAGCCTGGCACGGTATGAGCAGATGAAAGTAAAATTCAAGAACGATTCGATATCCTATTCCCGTAGCGCGAAGCTGTATAATTCCGGAACTATTTCGCAATCGGAATTTGAAACGGCAAAAACCCTTTATGAGACTTCAAAGGGGGAAGTGGTGGCCGCATGGCAAAGTGTGAAAGCATCGGAATTCACAGTCATGAGCTCGGAGGCTTCTTTGAAGGAAGCAAATGAAAACCTGACAAAAACAACCATTGTAGCCCCGGTAGATGGACGCATCATCCGGCTGAATGTGGAGAAAGGGGAAAAGATCGTGGGTACTTCCCAAATGGCTGGAACCGAGCTGATGGTTCTCGCCAGTTCCAATGAAATGGAAGTGAGCGTGGAAGTGAATGAAAGTGATATCGTAAAAGTGCACCTGAAAGACACCGCGCTGGTAGAAGTGGATGCTTATCTGAACAGGAAGTTCAAAGGAATTGTCACGGAAATTGCCCACTCGGCGAATACCATCGGAATCTCGGCCGACCAGGTTACCAACTTTGTGGTGAAGATCCGTATCCTTCAGGATTCGTATAAAGATCTCGACAACCCCTTCCGGAGAGGAATGTCCGCAACGGTTGATATTTTGACAAAGTACGCAAACAATGTCATCTCTGTTCCCATCCAGTCAGTAACGGTACGCAGCGATTCTGCATTTATGGATAAAAAGGACGGGGAAGGTGAACAAAGTATGGAAGAGGTGGGCGATCTTGAAGTGACACATAATGACACTAAACAGGATAAGAAGGAAATTAAATCAAAGGGAGAGGAATGCGTGTTCCTGCTCGTAGACGGAAAGGCAAAACTGGTAAAAGTAAAAACAGGAATACAGGATGAGGATTTTATGGAAATTCTGGAAGGACTGAAAGAAGGGGATGTCGTGATTGCTGGTCCTTATACCGTTGTAGCCCGCCATTTAAAGGATGGTGATGAGGTGACTGTGAAGGAAAAGGAGGAGGAAAAAGGCGGAGTAAGCATCTCCTTTGGCACGAAGGAGTGA